The DNA window CTGCTTGATGTTGACCTTTCCATGTCCAGAGGGGTTGTACATCACCGACCGCCCCACATTTCCACCGATCACTTCCCCGGTGATGCGGATCTTCCTCACCTGAAGACCCTCCTTGATCGCCTTGATATTCCGCTCCCCGATATTGAGGTTATTTCCAAAGAAGGCAAACATACTCGCCCCACCAACGAGTTTTGCAGTGATGTTCTGTGGCCGGCTTCCCTTTGCACAGAGCCCATCGAACAGCAGCGGAACTGCCGAATCTGCATATTTACCAGGACGGTCGGACCGACCATTACTCTCAGGGAGCATCACATGCGCCATAGCACCGATTCCACGGGTTTCATCGTGCAGAATGACCGCCACGCAGGAACCGAGCCCGATCGTCGCCTTCGGTTCCGTTCCGATATGGTACTCCCCGATCCCAATGATGATTGCAGACTCTTCAAAGAAATTCGATGCTCTCACCATGGTTCACCTCCCCCCTGTTCACTGGACCGATCCCACAAGTTCCTGCAGGAGACGGAGGATGTCATTCAATGTCCGTGTATCAGGCATGAACAGAATATCAGATTTTATCCGATGCTCTTCAC is part of the Methanosphaerula palustris E1-9c genome and encodes:
- a CDS encoding chemotaxis protein CheD codes for the protein MVRASNFFEESAIIIGIGEYHIGTEPKATIGLGSCVAVILHDETRGIGAMAHVMLPESNGRSDRPGKYADSAVPLLFDGLCAKGSRPQNITAKLVGGASMFAFFGNNLNIGERNIKAIKEGLQVRKIRITGEVIGGNVGRSVMYNPSGHGKVNIKQADGTCQEV